The DNA sequence TATTCTAATAATTCTTCCTTAACCGCAgatgtggtgacccgagagaggggtcccacagcaCCGCGatcccgagccaatgagaaatcgacatgtcacgaatgacatcccaataactcatcaacccgaaatcgcaaggccttttgggttcaaactgttggtttacaaaacactttcttggacaagtcaTTCTAGCAACCAagcaacacattttcaaaagcggaatttgaaatgggctaagagttttgggcttgcaatcggagcccaatttggaaagtaaaacaaatcactaagtaactaCAAGCATGGGAGACGCGCCCCAAGGTTACGGGTCTCCCGAAATTTTTGTAagcgagtaggaaataaataaataaattaattaattaattaataagaaagtaaataaacaagttacttcaaaatccgGTAAAGGACCAAAACCATTTCTTGATAAAGTCAAGGAGAAATGCGCCAAGCAGAGCCATGTGCCTCCTCGGTATGCTGCCCGACCACATACtcaaaacctgcacactgttgtaggggtgagttttcgtcctcgcatgcccagtaggggccgacccaaccatgctaggtttgaaaaataatatactttaaaatatttactacataatattgtgcacgtttatcgaatatactttaaaaataggcaaccacaaacatttatttcttttataaagcatatgcagtatgcttcacacaatttcaagctccgagatacttacctgccgactaaaccaaaataaatcggtgaccgacctggttcgtcctgaattcgagaaccagccaactactctgtagtccttgtttgtgactacaagtagcgaaagtgtccatttcctggctctgagtctcctatgactggttcactgtctgtattTACCTTTCcttgacaaacataggagcacagccccctccggaggttcacggttatcgacaccatgggatccctaggaatctaagcgtctaggtcccattcactttcaggtcacaagtataaacatacaagggtacagtatctcaacatgcaagtctagcctcggttttcgcaattggcaattatcagttctgaaaacacatgtatcacgaggcatcgactaatgaacaaccaaaaacgttattgcaggcaacatactatcttaatatagcattctacatatactgaaaagcctctaacaaggaagggacaactcaccctacctggatatggagtgctcgcCCAAACTTAGCTTCGTTTCCGACTTTCGAtacttcttccaatttcatgtgcacacgctcgagtcctttaacAAAAAAACTAAATCTGATAAATACTCAATTCATAACTCATTTGCTTAATTTCTTTATGAGTTACCAATTTAACTTGAATCGATACTTAATGGtaaccattcccgaacaattcacttaacgtagtAAGCTTATTCGGGAGatggtgatcacacttctttccaTGTTAAAATTTCGGTCAACCGGTATGACTTCATTTTATTTAGCTtttaaaccttaagcaattaaataataattaccattcccgaatgatttcacctttcaaactcctttcgggatatggtgattatacttaTTTTCTTAATGTATTCCAAGTAAACCGGTTTGACCATTTTTACTTAATCATTAAATATTAGCAAACAAATAGTAATTACCATTCCTGAATGATCACTTTCTTATGATAACTTTGGGATATGGCAATACTAGAATACTCCGATTTTAAACCTTATTTCATGAATGTTAATCCAATATCCTAATTTAACTCAAACAaataaaatccaccattttcatttCCGAACCCTGCTCAACATCGGTGACTACTCACGTTCTTTAACATTGTTCACAACATTAACTCATTTTCAAAAATGGTCCATTCTCATTAATCAATTTCCTTCTATGCCAAACATAGCCGTTCACACACACATAACCTCATTCACACCAACTCATTCACATTCAGCCGAGTATTATAAAAGTAAGCAATTATCCATTTCCACTTATTTCTTTCGATTTCAAGTGATACAATACAAGCACAGTAAACAGAAATCCATTTCCTTCATCATGTCATTACTTttctcataagtcataacctTTCCAAATCCTTTCTTTGGTAGCCTCGGCTTAATGTCCTCGACCCAACAATTCAGGTGTTTTTctccaccacaaaacaaccTGCTCAATCAATCAATTTCAATATCCCAACAAAACTGAAATCATAAGTTCAAGGCTAGGATTTCTTACCCTAACTCAACCCCATCGAGACCAGTCTCTATGACATACTGCATCTGGCATTCTTCTTGTTTCTTTATCATCCTCTTTAACCCATCAGATGACACTACCAGAAACTCCCCTTTTTCTTCAGAATCCCATCGTTGCTTCCATGTTCCGGACTCCAGAACGCCAACCAAAGAACTCAAGATTAATAACCCATTCCAATCTGGATTTAAAACTTAATCAATTAACCAAGAAGGCTTTTAGCTCGTCTTACCGAAGCAAGGAGAGGTCGTCGGCGGTATTACACGACAGCGTTGGGGTGCTCACGCGCCAGTGCCGGCGCGTGTAGCCCATGCGGTGGTTCTGATCAGAGTCCGAAGTCGGGATTTAGGGATTAAGGTGGTTTGTTCAGTCCTAAGCTTCTTCAAGGTGATGGCTTCGCTCAATCGTGGCCGGAGGTGATAACCCTAGCTTTGCAGAAGCCCAGATCGCCGGCGAAGGTGCATACGGAGTTCTCCGGCGTCGGGTCGGAGACGAGGCTTTGGAGTGTTGAAGTTCGATTCGAGCTGGAGATCGGAGAATGAAGATAGGCAAAACCTCGAGTTCCGGCGAGCTTGCATGGCGTTTTCCGGTGGTCGGAGCTTGAGGCTATGGTTCGGGTTTTGCTCTCTAAGGCTTGGTGCTTCAATTTCTGGTAGTGGTGGTGTGAATCGACGACTGGAAATCGGAGGATTAAGGAAGGCAGTGGTGTCGCGGTTTGGAGGATCGCAGGTGGAGGCCGGAGTCAATGCATGTCGACGGCGAGCCCCGGGTTAGGGTCGGTTTTGGGCGCTGCATCGATTGGTGGAGGCAGTGTGGTGAGATGGTGGCTGGATATGTGTTTTCCGGTGATGGCAGAGgaaggaagaaagagaaagagctaGAGGTcgtggagggagagagagggaagaaCGCGGCTGAGGGAGAAAATGAGAGAGTTtagattttagggtttctgatttcctatttatacttgCGTGtgcgaaatgtctattttacccttgcGACAGATTACGAAACTCCTCTAACTAACTGCTTTCTGTTTTGagctcgtaacttttcttttattcgtttttCGTCGAAAACTTCCTAAGTTATTTCTCAACTTCGTCATAGGCCCAAAACTTGATCTCgtaaaaacccaaaatccaaaactttgttacaactcAATTTATCGTCTTCGAAACTTCGACAAACGGTCGCCTCACTAAAGTTCAGTAACCTTCTGGGCCCAAATGAAAGAATctcggcccaaacttaaatcataaggcgcaataggtggtctcgacaccaaaacaatctccgaaatcgatttcttcacttaaatcaccttgaGAAAATCTCATTGGCGAAAAATtaccttctaaaaattaaacaaaattttcgggggctcatAACAGAGTCCCCGTCCTACTGAGGAAGCCGCTATTGCTGTGGAGGTACCTGTTGCTGATTCTGCTGAACCAGTTGGTGAGGATATGGTGGTTCAAGAGCCTGCCCCCCATGCTCTTGAAGTGAGAGCGGGGGTAAATGCGGAACCAGAGCCGGAAGCGACCCCCATTGTAGAGCCTCAAGAGGCTCCCGTTGCGGCTGCTGTAGATGCTCCCTCGCCTGAGCCTCCTTCCAGGCTAGAAAGGCTTGTTCGCGTACTTGAAGTGGCCCCTCCcggagttatagatgaagcAAGGGATGGGCTACAGCGACTTCTGGGCCCTGATATCTTACTGCCGGGCGCGTCCGCCAAAGCTCAGGAATACTTGATGGTTCTTCGCCGCGAGCGAACCATCACTGAGGCTGAGTTTACCGAGATATATGAGCTACTACAAAATCTTCCTGAGCGGATTAATGAGCAAGCGACTGCAACCGAGCAAACCAGGCAAGCTCAGGCCCACTATCGAGGCCTGCACAACAACACAACAAACAGAGACATCTCGCAACTTCTTGGGCGATAGAGCCATCCTCGTCAGGGACTTGCGGATTACGCAGAATCACCTTTGGACCCAAATTCAAGAGCTTCAGGCCCAATTGACTGCGGTGACAGCCCGGCTTGAGCATGAGGAACCTCTGTTAGAGCAACCCCTAGCGGCCTTCGAAGCGATGTCTCAAAACTTGGCTCAGGCTCGCGAAGTAGCCCGACAAGCGGAACGAGCTGCTGCCGACACTAGTTTTCGTCTGGATGAACACttacttcgcttgacccatgcaggccgaaaactttaggcctcttatGTTTGGGCCCTTTTtgttttgtatgaacaatattataattaatatttaatatttagcccactttgcttggcccaaatattACTTTAACTCCGGTAGCTACTGACATCGAAACTGTTGAAAAGATAACCCCAATTTGGGCGGTTATCTCCTTGAAGACTGccccgcttcccacgcgtttttaATTCCTTTCATTTCCGAGATTCTAGCATTTAACTCCATTGATTCTCTCATTGATGGCATTGAAAGTACTTCAACTGTCTATCGCGCGGTTGGGATTACTATGACCGGCATTATAAATACCTGCACTCAGAGAGAATAGGCAACCAAGCAATCATGTCTTTTCCAGAGATAACCTCGCAAGCTTTGCTgctctttcttcagtttctaaaatcttcctcccatgatctcacccttagccacaaatctataggcttcatggcttaatctcaagacctgggtaggcctcatggcctaatctcaggtccggtGGCGTGTCTTTGGTTTCTGGGACTCTAGCCgaacttgccagtctcagttaaaccgaagaacacgtcacgctcctaacgcggcagagCCGCATTCTGAGGAGTCCGTCTCCTCCGATTGTCCGCGAGGAGCAAGAGGCGGAGAGgtggaaggccactttgaggcctACTGTTCTTCCTCCGCGGTCTACCTCTGGGGCTCAACTACGAGTCTTCTGTTTTTccccaggaggtagatgtggttgtgagtcgcgctcgCTCTGGATACCATCTCCAACCTGGAGGATAGTCAcagggaagggatatgatggattatttccttccctcttcctccggtacaGATGACAGCAGTGGTGACTCAGATCGGAGGAGGAtctgggtgaagagaggaagagtgccAGCGGTAGTGCCCAGATCCTTCTTACCGCAACCAGATCCAGCCATTTTTAAACTTCATGTTTCTCGCGATCTTCAAAGCCACCTTTGGCCTTATAATTACAAGTGTAACTGTACTGGTCTTTTTTGTTGTATGCCTTTGGccacaaagccactttatgaatgaaaCTTTCTTTGAGCAAAAATTTTTCATTTGCCAAAAAATTGCAAGCGATTGTTAACCTAAATAataaagcctcttgtataggcccTCATGCACATTCTTAACACACTTTGTCAAGGATAAATAAGTAGACTTAAAATTTAGATACAATAATAAAGCCTCATGTATAGGCTATTACGTACACATGGCCTCAAATAAGGCTTGAATAGATATAGAGTTGCCCCCCAATGTTGATCGGTGGAGCAAGTACACAAATCGAAGGCCACAAGACAAAAGCCTGAACAGTATAGAGAATGGAtgcgagccgatgaagattATGGTTGCCCCCCAGTCTGGGCAGGAAGCTGATCAAGGGGGTCgtcgaactcccaaacactagggtagTATTTCTTCAAGAAATGCCCGTTGATGGGGTTGCGATGGATGTCGCCATCGACGTCTCTGAGGTGAAAAGCTCCACGCTCCAAGATACGGTGAACGACAAAGGGTCCCTCCCATCGCGGAGTCCATTTATCGTGGCCGGTCAACTTCTCGCCTAGGGGTAAAACGGCTTTCCAAACAAGTTCTCCTTCCTtgtaactatgaccacgtgtcctcttatcataggcgTGGGCGATACGCTGTTTCTCCATTACCAAATTGTCCAAAGCAGCCAAGCGTTGCTCGCTTAAAtcttcgtgttcttgccacatcgCCTGGACGTAATCCTCACCGATCAAATGATGCTGCTCTTGCACACGTAAGGAATGAACGTTGATCTCCAAGGGTAATACAGCGTCGTGACCAAACATGAGCGCATACGGTGTCGTAGCCGTGGGATTCCGCTTGGATGTGCGATAAGCCCAGAGTGTCTCATACAAAGTATCGTGCCATTGTCGAGGGTTCTCTACCAGCATCTTCTTTAGTAGGGTAATAATTATCTTGTTGCTAGCTTCTGCTTGGCAgttggactgagcataataCGGAGTGCTGTGGACGAActagatgccaaaatcattGACAAGTTGCTCGACATGAcctcccatgaacgctgccccccGGTCTGAGACGAGCACCTcggggataccaaacctgcagagaatGTTACGAAAAATAAACTGACGAATGGTGGCGCCGGAGGCTTCCTTCAAAGGCTCCGCTTCAACCCACTTGGTGAAGAAGTCAGTGGtgacgatgatgaacttatgttggagagaagagtggggatggatcatcccaatcaagtccaacgCCCAGCCCCGCGCAGGCCAGGGCTTGATGATAGGCTGCATGGGAATGGTGGGAATATGCTGGACTGGACCATGTGCTTGACAATCTTCACACCCTTTGGCAAATGCAATACAATCCTTTAAAATGCTGGGCCAGTAATAACCATGCCGCCTAATAAGCCATCGCATCTTAGGTCCCGCTTGATGAGCCACACATATCCCTGTGTGCGCTTCACGCATTAATCATTTTGCTTCGCGGCCATAGACACACAGAAAATCTATGCCATTTTCCCCACGTCGTCGCAACTCATCACCCCTGAGGAAGTAATTCAGAGCGAGAAAGCGAATCTTCCTGTCAGCTGTGGGGTCCGGTCGCTTGAGGTAATCAACTAGCGGGATGCGCCAATCCACATCAATAGATTCTAGCACCGCGACCACTAGATCATCTGGTGGATCAGGCTGTGCGAGCCATGAAGGTAGTGTGCGGCGCTCAACTTTCAGAATACGCTCGCGAACTCCGTACTTCAATGTAATGCCTGTGGCCAGCTGAGCGAGCTCATTGGCTGCGAAATTACGCTCGCGAGGGATATACTCCAAATCGATGTCGTCAAATTGATCCAGAAGCTCAATGGCACGATTCAAATATGGTACGAGCAACCAACTTACACATCTATATTTTTCTTGAAGCTGGTTTATAACGAGCTGAGAATCACCGCAAACCTGAACGTCCCTCACGCCCATTTCCAGTAAGACCTCTAACTCAATAATAAGAGCTTCATACTCTGCCTGGTTGTTCCTGCATTTGAATTCTAATTGGAAAAAGTAAGAGAAATGATCGCCTGTTGGATTTTCCAGAACGATTCCTGCTCCGGCCAATGTTTCggttcttgagccatcaaagaaCAATACCTAGGGTTGCAAGGAAACTGTGGCTTGGTACCAAACTGCGTATTCTGGGATGCGGGCCAAATCTGACCGGGTCGTAGTGGCGGAcgctatctctaactccttcaTCGTGGGTATCTCCAACGTAGGATGATGTGCCAGAAAATCCGCGATGGCCTGCCCCTTTACAGCTTTCTGAGGTACGTATTGTAGCGAAAATTCTGAAAGGACCAgtacccatttgccaatgcggcctctcaaaATAGGCCGCGACAACATGTATTTGACTAGATCAGTTTGAGCGAGTATGcaggtagtaaaggataacatgtagtgtcgCAACTTGCACGCTGAAAAGTATAAAGTCAGACACAACTTCTCCATAGGGGTGTACCTTGTCTCACAATCTGTCAATGTCTGGCTGAGGTAAAATATAGCATGCTCAATACCTCCCTCATCATCCTGAGCgagcaggctgccaatggaagcctcagctgctgagATATATAACTTTAATGGAATCCCAACCCTAAGCGGAACCAGTACTGGCGGGCTTGCTAAGTAGGCCTTgattctgtcgaaagcctcttgatatTTAGGCTCCCACACGAACTCATTCTGCCCTTGTAACTTCAGCAATGGCGAGAAGGGTTAGATTTTACCtacagagttagagatgaaacgtcttAGCAAATTAATCTTACCCAACAGACGCTGTAATTCCTTCTTCTTTCGCGGGGGAGACGCGTTGATAACTGCGCTCGCCTTGTCTTCTGGAACCTCAATTCCCCGCTGATGGACAATGAACCCCAGGAAATCTCCTGCCTGAACCCCAAACAGGCATTTAGCCaggttcatcttgagcttgtgtcgTCGCATTCGCTCGAATACCTTCTTGAGATCCGCAATGTGGTCCCCTCTTTTCTGCGACTTCACAACTACGTCATCGATGTAAACCTCAAGAATCTTCCCCAGGATATCATGGAAAATCAAGTTCATGGCTCTTTGATATGTCGCGCtagcattcttcagtccaaagggcatgaccacatattcaaaaacaccCGCGAACCCGGGACACCGGAACGCTGTTTTGTGCCTGTCCTCTTCAGCGACTGGAATTTGGTGATATCCTGCAgtgccatccatgaaggacaacaactCATGTCCTGCTACGGCGTCTACTAGCAtgtccgcgaccggcatggggtagacatctttaggtgtagcaaGGTTCAGGTCTCTGTAATctacgcagaccctcatcttgccgTTCTTTTTCCGAACGGGCACTATATTAGACAaccactgattgtatttggccaccctgataatgcctgatttatgcattttCTCGACCTCTTCCTTGACGAGAACCTGCGTTTCTGAATTCATTCGTCGCGGttcttgcttcacaggcctcttgtcagggagtgttggtagtTGATGATAAACCAAAtctggtgacaggccgggcatgtcttcatacttctccgcgaagcaATCCTTAAACTCCAGTAACAAATCGGTGAGCCTCTGCTTCTCACTAGGCTCTAGGTAAGcactgatagccacttccataggctcgTCCACTGTTCCCAGATTAACCTTTTCAGTAGGGTCTCTGACTTTAGGAGGTGTATCATCCAGCGCTGCCGGGGCAAGCTAAATACTTATTTCATCCTCTCGCTCCTGATCAGAAAGCTCTTCATTAACGACCTCCAAGGTCGCGATTTGATcataagcctctttttccactaagtaTGATGATAGCCGTTCGTATATCGAGTGGAACGCCTCTATCCCCTCCTCTgagaggtcgtaatccattaatcatgtaagggtttgggcacagcgtggccaggcctctCTAAGCCTTCTTTTGAGAGCttaagcccccactgtgccaattcagaggccgtcacccctgtggggcggcctttgtcatcaatgccactaacctgcaatggagcgataggctccaaatagtacctggcatctacatagttcGCGGAGACTGGGAATGGATGAGGATCTGCTTTGATCACCTCCGCTGTATCTGCCTCCCTGTTCCACATAACCAGCTCTTGATGAAGCGTTGATGGTACGCAGTAACTCCTatggatccagtctctgcccaaAATGGCACTGTAGGCCGTGTAGCAATCTGTTACAAAGAAAGCGTAAACCCCTTCTGCTGGGCCAACCTTAATGCGTAAGAATAGCAATCCCAAGGTCTTTGTCACAGTTCCCGGGAAGTTCTTGAGGGCAAGGGAcgtagactggatcttctccCTCTTGATCCCGAGCAGGTGCATGGTCTTGGTAGTGACGACATTAACAGCGGCTCCGGTATCAATCATGATTTTACTAACCTTGATACCACCAACTTCTACCGTGATGTATAGTGGTCTCATGTGTTGGATCATAGCTGGCGTTGGCTTGGAGAAGTTCATGAATGGTCCTTCGTTTGGAGCCTCCCCTGTTTCATGAGGGATGGCCTCTTCCACAGGTATAGCGGCCGCTGATGTGACCTGCAATGGCTGCGCATTCTCTTCCTTGGCTTCCACACAGTCCTGAGCAGCGACTGGTAGTGCATATTTCGCGGGGAGTATGTAGACCATATTGCAAGAAACGTCAGTCGTCTCTGTCTCCTCCATGTCCACCTCTGTAGatacctccaataatatggggtatttactacatcaccaagcataagtaac is a window from the Rosa chinensis cultivar Old Blush chromosome 2, RchiOBHm-V2, whole genome shotgun sequence genome containing:
- the LOC112184638 gene encoding uncharacterized protein LOC112184638 encodes the protein MLVENPRQWHDTLYETLWAYRTSKRNPTATTPYALMFGHDAVLPLEINVHSLRVQEQHHLIGEDYVQAMWQEHEDLSEQRLAALDNLVMEKQRIAHAYDKRTRGHSYKEGELVWKAVLPLGEKLTGHDKWTPRWEGPFVVHRILERGAFHLRDVDGDIHRNPINGHFLKKYYPSVWEFDDPLDQLPAQTGGQP